Proteins co-encoded in one Kribbella qitaiheensis genomic window:
- a CDS encoding helix-turn-helix domain-containing protein, which produces MDRRAELTEFLKSRRARIRPEDLGLKVFGNGRRRVPGLRREELAQAAGVSADYYVRLEQGRTDNVSQEILDAVAGVLSLTEDEQDHLRRLAKPVRRPKQRRTVQRVRPAMQQLLKALDGVPAFILGRRMDVLAWNPLAAALIVDFGALSAKERNMPRLVFLDESCRDFYPQWEAIAAETVDYLRLYAGRNPDDPELAELIGELSIRSEEFRTQWARHDVRDKSFGVKRMVHPMVGELTLQYESLVMPGDLDQTLITYSAEAGTQSESALRLLASWTAPTVEPQLSADRVGGQRVEE; this is translated from the coding sequence ATGGATCGCCGTGCGGAGCTGACCGAATTCCTGAAGTCCAGAAGGGCCCGGATCCGTCCGGAGGACCTCGGGCTGAAGGTGTTCGGCAACGGCCGGCGGCGAGTCCCCGGTCTGCGCCGCGAGGAGCTCGCCCAAGCGGCAGGCGTCAGCGCGGACTACTACGTGCGCCTGGAACAAGGCCGTACGGACAATGTCTCGCAGGAGATCCTCGACGCGGTCGCCGGAGTGCTCAGCCTGACCGAGGATGAACAGGACCACCTACGAAGGCTGGCGAAACCGGTACGCCGGCCGAAGCAACGCCGTACGGTGCAGCGGGTCCGTCCCGCCATGCAGCAGTTGCTGAAGGCACTCGACGGCGTACCGGCCTTCATCCTCGGCCGCCGGATGGACGTGCTGGCCTGGAACCCGTTGGCGGCGGCGCTGATCGTCGACTTCGGGGCGTTGTCCGCCAAGGAGCGGAACATGCCGAGACTGGTCTTCCTCGACGAGTCCTGCCGCGATTTCTACCCGCAGTGGGAGGCGATCGCGGCCGAGACGGTCGACTACCTGCGGTTGTACGCCGGCCGCAATCCCGATGATCCCGAGCTGGCCGAGCTGATCGGGGAGCTGTCGATCCGCAGCGAGGAGTTCCGCACGCAGTGGGCCCGGCACGACGTACGGGACAAGAGCTTCGGGGTGAAGCGGATGGTCCATCCGATGGTCGGCGAGCTGACGTTGCAGTACGAGTCGCTGGTGATGCCCGGCGATCTCGACCAGACGCTCATCACCTACTCGGCCGAAGCCGGAACCCAGTCCGAGTCCGCGCTCCGGCTGCTCGCCAGCTGGACCGCTCCGACCGTCGAGCCGCAGCTGTCTGCCGACCGCGTCGGCGGCCAGCGGGTCGAGGAGTGA
- the mshA gene encoding D-inositol-3-phosphate glycosyltransferase yields MTYPSADRPLRRVAMISLHTSPLDQPGIGDAGGMNVYVVELSKRLAGLGIEIDVFTRATASALPAKVELMPGVTVRNVAAGPYEGLSKNELPAQLCTFARAVLRAEAIREPGYYDVIHSHYWLSGQVGLLARDRWAVPLVHTMHTMAKVKNASLAEDDVPEPPARLIGEEQVVEAADRLLANTEDEARELISLYAAQPAKVGVVNPGVDLEVFKPGDQAAARRAVGVPEDAIVLAFVGRIQPLKAPDILIKAAARMLEQDPSLRDRLVVAIIGGPSGNGMEHPESHAELARALKVDDVTRFVKPIAGAGLAEWYRAASVVCVPSYSESFGLVALEAQACGTPVVAAAVGGLTTAVSDGVTGLLVPGHDITDFADALRRIATDPVTRENMSQAAVKHARGFGWELTAEKTLAAYRTAQETMAAELAAEVTG; encoded by the coding sequence GTGACTTACCCCTCCGCCGACCGCCCGCTGAGGCGGGTCGCGATGATCAGCCTGCACACCTCCCCGTTGGATCAGCCCGGGATCGGCGATGCCGGCGGGATGAACGTCTACGTGGTGGAGTTGTCGAAACGGCTGGCGGGGCTGGGGATCGAGATAGACGTGTTCACCCGGGCGACCGCGTCGGCGCTGCCTGCCAAAGTCGAGCTGATGCCTGGTGTGACAGTCCGCAACGTGGCTGCCGGTCCGTACGAAGGCCTGTCCAAGAACGAACTCCCGGCCCAGTTGTGCACTTTCGCCCGCGCCGTACTGCGTGCCGAAGCGATCCGCGAGCCCGGGTACTACGACGTGATCCACTCGCACTACTGGTTGTCCGGCCAGGTCGGCCTGCTCGCCCGCGACCGCTGGGCCGTGCCGCTCGTGCACACCATGCACACGATGGCGAAGGTGAAGAACGCGAGTCTCGCCGAGGACGACGTACCGGAGCCGCCCGCGCGGTTGATCGGTGAGGAGCAGGTGGTCGAGGCGGCGGACCGGCTGCTCGCGAACACCGAGGACGAGGCGCGCGAACTGATCAGCCTGTACGCCGCGCAGCCGGCCAAGGTCGGAGTGGTCAACCCTGGCGTCGATCTGGAGGTCTTCAAGCCAGGCGACCAGGCCGCGGCGCGCCGGGCGGTGGGCGTACCGGAGGACGCGATCGTGCTCGCCTTCGTCGGCCGGATCCAACCACTCAAGGCGCCGGACATCCTGATCAAGGCGGCGGCCCGGATGCTCGAGCAGGACCCGTCGCTGCGGGACCGGCTGGTGGTGGCGATCATCGGCGGCCCGTCCGGCAACGGGATGGAGCATCCCGAGTCGCACGCGGAGCTGGCTCGCGCACTGAAGGTCGACGACGTCACCCGGTTCGTGAAGCCGATCGCGGGCGCCGGGCTCGCTGAGTGGTACCGGGCGGCCTCGGTCGTCTGCGTCCCGTCGTACTCCGAATCCTTCGGGCTGGTCGCCCTGGAGGCCCAGGCGTGTGGGACTCCGGTCGTCGCGGCGGCCGTCGGTGGGTTGACGACGGCGGTCAGTGACGGGGTGACCGGCCTGCTGGTGCCTGGGCACGACATCACCGACTTCGCCGACGCGCTGCGGCGGATCGCGACGGATCCGGTCACCCGCGAGAACATGAGCCAGGCGGCGGTCAAGCATGCCCGCGGCTTCGGCTGGGAACTGACCGCGGAGAAGACCCTGGCGGCGTACCGGACGGCCCAGGAGACGATGGCGGCGGAACTGGCCGCGGAGGTGACTGGATGA
- a CDS encoding YbjN domain-containing protein produces the protein MRVSAADVIRQVLTENDLEFTEATPGAFVAELPGERKLKTTTMLTVGNQAVQVHAFVARRPDENHEAVYRWLLERNLKMYGVAFAVDHLGDIHLDGRVPLHAITPVEVDRLLGAVLEYADSSFNTILELGFASSIRKEYDWRISRGESTRNLDAFKGWLEPR, from the coding sequence ATGAGGGTGTCGGCCGCGGACGTGATCCGGCAGGTGCTGACCGAGAACGACCTGGAGTTCACCGAGGCGACGCCGGGGGCGTTCGTCGCGGAGCTGCCGGGTGAGCGGAAGCTGAAGACCACCACGATGCTCACCGTGGGTAATCAGGCGGTGCAGGTGCACGCTTTCGTGGCCCGGCGGCCCGATGAGAACCACGAGGCCGTCTACCGCTGGCTGCTGGAGCGGAACCTGAAGATGTACGGCGTCGCGTTCGCGGTGGACCACCTCGGCGACATCCACCTGGACGGCCGGGTGCCGCTGCACGCGATCACTCCGGTCGAGGTGGACCGGCTGCTCGGTGCCGTGCTCGAGTACGCCGACTCGTCGTTCAACACGATCCTCGAGCTGGGCTTCGCGTCCTCGATCCGCAAGGAGTACGACTGGCGGATCTCCCGCGGCGAATCGACCCGGAATCTGGACGCGTTCAAGGGCTGGCTGGAGCCTCGGTAG
- a CDS encoding phosphoglyceromutase — MTYRLILLRHGHSDWNAKNLFTGWVDVDLNAQGVEEAHRGGQLLLERDLLPDVLHTSVLRRAIRTANIALEEAGRQWIDVRRSWRLNERHYGGLQGKDKKQTLDELGEERFMLFRRSYDTPPPAIERGSEFDQAGDPRYAGLPPELLPATECLADVVERMLPYWYDAIVPDLRANKTVLVTAHGNSLRALVKHLDDLDEQTVVGLNIPTGVPLYYELDDNFKPVTKGGEYLDPAAAAAAIEAVKNQGR; from the coding sequence ATGACCTATCGCCTGATCCTGCTCCGCCACGGCCACAGCGACTGGAACGCCAAGAACCTGTTCACCGGCTGGGTGGATGTCGACCTGAACGCCCAGGGTGTCGAGGAAGCGCACCGCGGCGGCCAGTTGCTGCTGGAGCGCGACCTGCTCCCGGACGTCCTGCACACCTCGGTACTGCGCCGCGCCATCCGCACCGCGAACATCGCCCTCGAAGAGGCCGGCCGGCAGTGGATCGACGTACGCCGGTCCTGGCGGCTGAACGAGCGCCACTACGGCGGTCTGCAGGGCAAGGACAAGAAGCAGACCCTGGACGAGCTCGGCGAGGAGCGGTTCATGCTGTTCCGCCGCTCCTACGACACGCCGCCGCCGGCGATCGAGCGCGGCTCGGAGTTCGACCAGGCCGGCGACCCCCGGTACGCCGGGCTGCCGCCCGAGTTGCTGCCGGCAACGGAATGCCTCGCCGACGTCGTCGAGCGGATGCTCCCGTACTGGTACGACGCGATCGTCCCGGACCTGCGCGCGAACAAGACCGTCCTCGTCACCGCCCACGGCAACTCCCTGCGCGCCTTGGTCAAGCACCTCGACGACCTCGACGAGCAGACCGTCGTCGGCCTCAACATCCCGACGGGCGTCCCCTTGTACTACGAGCTCGACGACAACTTCAAGCCCGTGACCAAGGGCGGCGAATACCTCGACCCAGCTGCAGCCGCAGCCGCCATCGAAGCAGTGAAGAACCAGGGCCGCTAA
- a CDS encoding TetR/AcrR family transcriptional regulator produces the protein MSANAERLRDPNQRAERATRILDTAADLLLRHGYRRVTIDDVAAGAGIGKGTVYLHWKTREQLFGAVFDREVLTALDELRQALEKDPDAALLHRFAQIYFLAITRRPLLRGFLLTDPELLGKLAATRDSGHDDRHSKMSREYFELLGHHELLRDDLNLEQLGYAYQATFEGFLRAETSTPEGGAADHAELLAQTVRRAFESDRKLGVIKREELAAGLTELLTDLIAADRAEAGIPAD, from the coding sequence ATGAGCGCGAACGCCGAACGACTCCGGGATCCGAACCAGCGGGCCGAGCGGGCCACCCGGATCCTCGACACGGCTGCGGACCTGCTGCTGCGGCACGGGTACCGGCGCGTGACCATCGACGATGTGGCCGCCGGGGCGGGCATCGGCAAAGGCACCGTCTACCTGCACTGGAAGACCCGCGAGCAACTCTTCGGCGCCGTCTTCGACCGCGAGGTCCTGACCGCGCTGGACGAGCTACGGCAGGCGCTGGAGAAGGATCCGGACGCGGCGCTGCTGCACCGGTTCGCTCAGATCTATTTCCTGGCGATCACGCGCCGGCCACTCTTGCGCGGGTTCCTGCTCACCGACCCCGAGCTGCTCGGCAAGCTGGCCGCGACCCGCGACAGCGGTCACGACGACCGGCACAGCAAGATGTCGCGCGAGTACTTCGAGCTGCTCGGCCACCACGAGTTGCTCCGCGACGACCTAAACCTCGAGCAGCTCGGCTACGCCTACCAGGCAACGTTCGAAGGGTTCCTGCGGGCGGAGACCTCGACGCCCGAAGGCGGTGCGGCAGACCATGCCGAGCTGCTCGCCCAGACAGTACGACGCGCCTTCGAGTCCGATCGGAAGCTCGGCGTGATCAAGCGCGAGGAGCTCGCGGCCGGGCTCACCGAGCTACTCACCGACCTGATCGCCGCAGACCGCGCCGAAGCCGGCATCCCCGCAGATTGA
- a CDS encoding FAD-dependent monooxygenase has translation MTTKTVLISGAGVGGPTLAYWLARHGFRPTVVERSAGLRSSGNPVDVRGPAVRVVQQMGVMEQLRQAATSVTALSFVNDGGREVGRVNLRAMQRAGRSQEVEVTRTDLARVLYDASRDSAEYLFDDTITALSQDAEGVDVTFENAAPRRFDLVIGADGLHSMVRRLAFGAERDFVRHMGLYVATMQLGGPAESERDVLLFNTPGRMVSVHPVRGQALAAFIFRSPAVKGFDHRDLAQHRQILTDAYEGDGWRVPELLERAQVAEDIWLDAVSQVRLDSWANARIALLGDAASSVSLFGDGSTLALAGAHTLAEELAATPGDPASAFARYETRHRKLVDPRQGNVAVAAGLMVPASRTGIVARNLATRLWPAAAGVSWLRNRLVPARPNDAVPAAV, from the coding sequence ATGACGACCAAGACTGTTCTGATCTCCGGTGCCGGGGTCGGCGGACCCACGCTGGCGTACTGGCTGGCCCGGCACGGATTCCGCCCGACCGTCGTCGAGCGCTCGGCCGGACTGCGCTCCAGTGGCAACCCGGTGGACGTCCGCGGGCCGGCGGTGCGAGTGGTCCAGCAGATGGGCGTGATGGAGCAGCTCCGGCAGGCCGCCACCTCGGTGACCGCGTTGAGCTTCGTCAACGACGGGGGTCGCGAAGTGGGCCGGGTCAATCTGCGGGCCATGCAACGAGCCGGCCGTAGCCAGGAGGTGGAGGTGACGCGCACCGACCTGGCCCGCGTCCTGTACGACGCGAGCCGGGACTCCGCGGAGTACCTGTTCGACGACACCATCACCGCGCTCAGCCAGGACGCCGAGGGGGTCGACGTGACCTTCGAGAACGCAGCCCCGCGCCGGTTCGATCTGGTGATCGGCGCCGACGGACTGCACTCGATGGTTCGCCGGCTGGCGTTCGGTGCGGAGCGGGACTTCGTGCGGCACATGGGTCTGTACGTCGCGACGATGCAGCTCGGCGGCCCTGCGGAGAGTGAGCGGGACGTTCTCCTGTTCAACACGCCTGGCCGGATGGTCTCCGTCCACCCGGTCCGGGGCCAGGCGCTGGCGGCATTCATCTTCCGTAGTCCGGCGGTGAAGGGTTTCGATCACCGCGACCTCGCGCAGCACCGCCAGATCCTGACCGACGCCTACGAGGGCGATGGCTGGCGTGTGCCCGAGTTGCTGGAGCGGGCTCAGGTTGCCGAAGACATCTGGCTCGACGCTGTCAGCCAAGTGCGGCTGGACAGCTGGGCGAACGCCCGGATCGCACTCCTGGGCGATGCCGCTTCGTCCGTCTCCCTGTTCGGCGACGGCTCTACGCTGGCGCTAGCGGGCGCCCACACGCTCGCGGAGGAGTTGGCGGCGACGCCTGGCGATCCCGCGTCGGCGTTCGCCCGCTACGAGACCAGGCACCGCAAGCTGGTCGATCCCAGGCAGGGCAATGTCGCCGTGGCTGCCGGTTTGATGGTTCCGGCCAGTCGGACGGGAATCGTGGCCCGCAATCTGGCCACCCGCCTCTGGCCGGCCGCAGCCGGTGTCAGCTGGCTTCGCAACCGTCTCGTGCCCGCGCGCCCCAACGACGCGGTTCCAGCCGCGGTCTGA